A window from Leptospira meyeri encodes these proteins:
- the cysE gene encoding serine O-acetyltransferase, with product MFENIRIIKKFDPAAKSYLEIVLCYPGLHALWLHKFAHLLYLLRLPIIPRLVNYISRFLTGIDIHPGAKIAPGVFIDHGSGVVIGETAIVGSGSLIFQGVTLGGTGKESGKRHPTIGKNVVIGAGAKVLGNITVEDHVRVGAGSVVMRNVPAGCTVVGIPGKVVKAGDIASDSVEQMLEHNQMPDPIAKVFSVLLEKVETQQQLINKLYEKQQLLEKSSTDAPEDDRFIQEFIHGDGI from the coding sequence ATGTTCGAAAATATAAGAATCATCAAAAAATTTGACCCGGCGGCAAAATCCTATTTGGAAATTGTTCTTTGTTACCCAGGTCTACATGCCCTTTGGCTTCATAAATTTGCCCATTTGCTTTATTTACTTCGATTGCCCATCATTCCAAGACTTGTAAATTACATTAGCAGGTTTTTAACTGGGATTGATATCCATCCCGGCGCAAAAATCGCACCAGGAGTTTTTATCGACCACGGCTCTGGAGTCGTCATCGGAGAAACTGCAATTGTGGGAAGTGGATCTTTAATTTTCCAGGGAGTGACTCTAGGTGGAACTGGAAAAGAATCTGGCAAACGACACCCTACCATCGGAAAAAATGTCGTCATCGGAGCGGGTGCGAAGGTCCTTGGAAATATTACAGTCGAAGACCATGTTCGCGTTGGTGCTGGATCAGTTGTTATGCGAAATGTTCCAGCCGGTTGTACTGTAGTCGGTATTCCAGGAAAAGTTGTCAAAGCTGGTGACATTGCATCTGATAGTGTAGAGCAAATGTTAGAGCATAATCAAATGCCCGATCCTATCGCAAAAGTTTTTTCTGTTCTGCTGGAAAAAGTCGAAACACAGCAACAGCTGATTAATAAACTTTATGAAAAACAACAATTACTAGAAAAATCTTCTACTGATGCACCGGAAGATGACCGTTTCATTCAAGAGTTCATTCATGGAGACGGAATCTAA
- a CDS encoding LA_1326/LA_4305 family lipoprotein encodes MNSLTASAKISCVLIPIFFILGCSSFTSKIKLIDSSESLAFFEVEEEEWRNIFPEDISKLKINTKNFGELPTVLKSIQYKRGVLAYEDWEVLIPESFLPEIQKFTERIVTNSEPKVYLCIFKLDDILSPNVKILKTSFYILGTEEGLVLLFHEINTNISFQTQYSFEDWVIFHPTKIKPIYRPELWLKDKQHTSIYKSSNLSKNAIYGNIVVFNLPDLMPNPPLFRYPKEEENPPPTDQWKSVPEKLKTLEEMRKNRLITDDEYEKKKTELLKEF; translated from the coding sequence ATGAATTCATTAACGGCAAGTGCAAAAATTTCCTGTGTATTGATTCCGATTTTTTTTATCTTGGGATGTTCTAGTTTCACAAGTAAAATCAAATTGATTGATTCTTCAGAATCTTTGGCTTTTTTTGAAGTGGAAGAAGAGGAATGGAGGAATATTTTTCCCGAAGATATATCCAAACTAAAAATAAATACCAAGAATTTTGGGGAATTACCAACAGTTCTAAAGTCTATTCAGTACAAACGTGGAGTTCTTGCTTATGAAGATTGGGAAGTTCTGATTCCAGAATCCTTTCTTCCTGAGATTCAAAAATTTACAGAGAGGATTGTAACAAATTCCGAACCCAAGGTATATTTGTGTATTTTTAAACTCGATGATATTCTTTCTCCTAATGTAAAAATTTTAAAGACAAGTTTTTATATTTTAGGGACAGAAGAGGGACTGGTTTTGTTATTTCACGAGATTAATACGAACATCAGTTTTCAAACACAATATTCATTTGAAGACTGGGTTATATTTCATCCTACGAAAATCAAACCTATCTATAGACCAGAACTTTGGTTAAAAGACAAACAACACACTAGCATTTATAAAAGTAGTAACTTATCAAAAAATGCCATCTACGGAAACATAGTTGTGTTTAATTTGCCGGACTTGATGCCTAATCCTCCTCTTTTTCGATATCCAAAAGAAGAGGAGAATCCTCCTCCCACAGATCAGTGGAAATCAGTCCCTGAAAAACTAAAAACCTTAGAGGAAATGAGAAAGAATCGGCTCATCACAGATGACGAGTATGAAAAGAAAAAAACAGAACTCTTAAAAGAATTTTAG
- a CDS encoding LIC10025 family lipoprotein has protein sequence MVFSKKNYNIKKYLIWTFVFITVTNCFQKNESHYQFWKGYDHLQRSIKSTSKNEIYFAALAGSLSEENESQLQKTTEGFPFLSLHGSLDQQQNWNLHWNEPEPPKYDYLAKVTYIPKLWEEKEIYAVERKIIHKLKGYQPRDFFTWVHDFALAIDDHNAYQSLKSTSQNLQFLCDVMQCHVTENAEWHTLEFTINEETKAQFPGFYKRTGSRLEKTKLNLEIWDKFNPTHKLKITNQGKTIQFHFPIKPPKEYFLSPKEIHFLADIEIRSFGITAKIQNLEYKLKTTFDKQTDTLDGHFLRIGKKEISGNFFYVIPQGFVNFFIPGNMDEYFNDFFTLLIQGTQGRGGSQIHATFKKTEKGQINTITTYNETKRKRFSLFGGDDSQKASNDFDFFASWEDAMLKDLK, from the coding sequence ATGGTATTCTCAAAAAAGAATTATAACATAAAAAAATATCTAATCTGGACTTTTGTTTTTATCACTGTCACTAATTGTTTTCAAAAAAACGAAAGTCATTATCAATTTTGGAAAGGTTATGACCATTTACAACGTTCCATTAAGTCGACTTCCAAAAACGAAATTTATTTTGCTGCGCTTGCAGGTAGTTTAAGTGAAGAAAACGAATCTCAGCTCCAAAAAACAACGGAAGGATTTCCCTTCCTATCTCTCCATGGATCATTGGATCAGCAACAAAACTGGAATCTTCATTGGAATGAACCAGAACCACCTAAATATGATTACCTGGCCAAAGTAACATACATTCCAAAACTTTGGGAAGAGAAGGAAATTTATGCTGTGGAAAGAAAAATCATCCATAAGCTAAAAGGATACCAGCCTAGAGATTTTTTTACTTGGGTTCATGATTTTGCTTTAGCAATTGATGATCATAATGCCTATCAATCATTAAAGTCAACTTCACAAAACCTACAATTTCTTTGTGATGTGATGCAGTGCCATGTCACAGAAAATGCAGAATGGCACACTTTGGAATTTACTATCAACGAAGAAACAAAAGCGCAGTTCCCTGGTTTCTATAAACGTACTGGATCTCGGTTAGAAAAAACCAAATTAAACCTTGAAATCTGGGACAAATTTAATCCCACCCATAAATTAAAAATTACAAACCAGGGAAAAACTATCCAATTTCATTTTCCTATTAAACCACCTAAAGAATATTTTTTATCTCCCAAAGAGATTCATTTTTTGGCTGATATTGAAATCAGATCATTTGGAATCACCGCCAAAATTCAGAATTTAGAATACAAACTAAAAACAACTTTTGATAAACAAACGGATACACTAGACGGACATTTTTTACGAATTGGAAAAAAAGAGATTAGTGGAAACTTTTTCTATGTCATTCCGCAAGGTTTTGTAAACTTTTTCATCCCAGGAAATATGGATGAATACTTTAATGATTTTTTTACCTTACTCATCCAAGGAACTCAAGGACGCGGCGGATCACAAATTCATGCTACGTTTAAAAAAACAGAAAAGGGTCAAATCAATACAATCACTACTTATAATGAAACCAAACGAAAACGATTTTCATTGTTTGGTGGAGACGATTCCCAAAAAGCAAGTAACGATTTTGATTTTTTTGCTTCATGGGAAGATGCTATGTTAAAGGATTTAAAATAG
- a CDS encoding anthranilate synthase component II, whose translation MKVLILDNYDSFTFNLYQIVGEILEEREKPFQLDVIRNDEKPFEWIKSANYDKIIISPGPGHPADPAYFGVSADILKELGKTTPVLGICLGMQGMATVFGGEVVRANIAMHGKLSPIEHDGKGVFSGLTQGIEIMRYHSLVAKEISLPNDLEITARVSAGEGKGEIMGLRHKSLKIEGVQFHPESFGSEEGKDLLRNFINS comes from the coding sequence ATGAAAGTACTCATCTTAGACAATTATGATTCTTTTACATTCAATCTTTACCAAATCGTAGGAGAAATCCTCGAGGAAAGAGAGAAGCCCTTTCAATTGGATGTCATCCGAAATGACGAAAAGCCCTTTGAATGGATTAAGTCAGCTAACTATGATAAAATTATTATTTCGCCAGGCCCTGGTCATCCTGCAGACCCTGCTTATTTTGGTGTGAGTGCGGATATATTGAAGGAACTTGGAAAAACAACGCCGGTGCTTGGAATTTGTCTTGGAATGCAAGGAATGGCGACAGTATTTGGTGGTGAAGTTGTACGAGCTAATATAGCTATGCACGGAAAACTTTCACCCATTGAACACGATGGAAAAGGAGTTTTTTCTGGCCTTACACAAGGAATAGAGATTATGCGTTATCATTCATTAGTTGCAAAAGAAATTTCACTTCCCAATGATTTGGAAATTACGGCTCGGGTTTCTGCAGGAGAAGGGAAGGGTGAAATCATGGGTCTTCGCCACAAATCCTTAAAAATAGAAGGAGTTCAGTTCCATCCAGAATCCTTTGGTTCGGAAGAAGGTAAAGACCTACTAAGAAATTTTATTAATTCCTAA
- a CDS encoding anthranilate synthase component I family protein — protein sequence MSQTLPKIKIPKKPNYNSLALPEGIEFWELFRVIEAKYENCFLLESAGDNQYDSRYSVIGFQPSHLILGEPGILEIDGKKYPVENPYFALRELTDYNSLSISYAGGFVGYLGYQSMQFFEPKLQLKPHPDFPAMIFGLYLDGLIYDKFTGELIYFDNGTNRIHEVNQILEQLKKENSQKPKATVSLVKAGLSKEVHKQMVEEALEEVKAGNTFQCQIGFEEIYQVDGNPLAIYETLREINPSPHMYYVKFGTRTILGASPELLFRLRQGEMESFPLAGTTKRGVDAKEDTLLARKLLTDPKEIAEHNMLIDLHRNDVGRVAKFGTVKVRRRFDVKRFSHVQHISSEVVGILSSKEDMFSGLASSFPAGTLSGAPKIESMKIIERIEKSPRGPYGGAVGSFGLNGDCTFAIPIRSFFVNGKKGFVRASGGIVFDSKPEDEYQEIINKMASVRKALDLHKGP from the coding sequence ATGAGCCAAACACTTCCGAAAATCAAAATCCCCAAAAAACCCAATTACAATTCTTTAGCTTTGCCGGAAGGAATCGAATTTTGGGAACTCTTTCGGGTCATTGAGGCGAAATACGAAAATTGTTTTTTGTTAGAATCAGCAGGAGACAATCAATACGATTCTCGTTACTCTGTGATTGGATTCCAACCATCTCATCTCATTCTCGGAGAACCTGGTATTTTGGAAATTGATGGGAAAAAATACCCTGTTGAAAATCCTTATTTTGCTTTAAGAGAACTTACTGATTATAATTCGCTTAGTATTAGTTATGCGGGTGGTTTTGTTGGTTATCTTGGTTATCAAAGTATGCAATTCTTTGAGCCAAAACTCCAACTAAAACCACATCCTGATTTTCCAGCGATGATTTTCGGATTGTATTTGGATGGACTTATTTATGATAAATTTACTGGGGAACTCATTTATTTTGATAATGGAACTAATCGTATCCATGAAGTGAACCAAATCTTAGAACAGCTAAAAAAAGAAAATTCACAAAAACCAAAAGCAACGGTCTCCTTAGTAAAGGCTGGATTATCTAAGGAAGTTCATAAACAAATGGTGGAAGAAGCTTTAGAAGAAGTAAAAGCAGGAAACACCTTTCAATGCCAAATTGGATTTGAAGAAATTTACCAAGTGGATGGAAATCCATTGGCTATTTATGAAACATTACGAGAAATCAATCCATCTCCTCATATGTATTACGTAAAATTTGGAACTCGTACCATTTTAGGTGCAAGTCCCGAGTTGTTGTTTAGGTTGCGACAAGGGGAAATGGAATCGTTTCCTTTAGCTGGAACCACCAAACGAGGAGTTGATGCAAAAGAAGACACTCTCCTTGCTCGTAAACTATTAACGGATCCTAAAGAAATCGCAGAGCATAATATGTTAATTGATCTTCACCGAAATGATGTAGGGCGAGTGGCAAAGTTTGGTACAGTAAAAGTGCGTAGGCGTTTTGATGTAAAAAGATTTTCCCATGTACAACATATTTCTAGTGAAGTGGTCGGGATTCTTTCTTCAAAAGAAGATATGTTTTCTGGGCTTGCTTCTTCGTTTCCAGCAGGAACCTTATCAGGTGCTCCCAAAATTGAATCGATGAAAATCATAGAGCGAATTGAAAAATCGCCAAGAGGTCCCTATGGGGGAGCTGTTGGAAGTTTTGGTTTAAATGGAGATTGTACTTTTGCCATTCCAATTCGTAGTTTTTTTGTGAATGGAAAGAAAGGATTTGTACGCGCTTCGGGTGGGATTGTTTTTGATTCTAAACCAGAGGATGAATACCAAGAAATTATCAATAAAATGGCCTCCGTTCGAAAAGCCTTAGATTTGCATAAAGGTCCTTAG
- a CDS encoding superoxide dismutase: MEHKLPELPYAKDALLPHISPETLEFHYGKHHQTYVTNLNNLIKGTEFENATLEEIVKKSSGGIFNNAAQIWNHTFYWHSLSPKGGGAPTGAVADLITKSFGSFDAFKEKFSQSAITNFGSGWTWLVKKGDGLEIVNTSNAGSPLKDGLQSLLTIDVWEHAYYIDFRNARPKYVEAFWNLVNWDFANQNLK, from the coding sequence ATGGAACATAAACTCCCAGAACTTCCTTATGCAAAGGATGCCCTTCTTCCGCACATTTCACCTGAAACTTTAGAGTTTCACTATGGAAAACACCACCAAACTTACGTTACAAACCTCAACAACCTAATCAAAGGGACTGAGTTTGAAAATGCAACTCTTGAAGAAATTGTAAAAAAATCTTCTGGCGGAATTTTTAATAACGCTGCGCAAATTTGGAACCACACCTTCTATTGGCATTCTCTTTCCCCTAAAGGTGGCGGAGCTCCCACTGGTGCCGTTGCTGATTTAATCACAAAATCATTCGGATCTTTTGATGCGTTTAAAGAAAAGTTTTCTCAATCGGCAATCACCAATTTTGGATCAGGTTGGACCTGGCTTGTGAAAAAAGGCGACGGTTTAGAAATCGTGAATACAAGCAATGCTGGTAGTCCTTTGAAAGATGGACTCCAATCTTTGTTAACGATCGATGTTTGGGAACATGCTTACTATATTGATTTCCGCAATGCCCGTCCAAAATACGTAGAAGCATTCTGGAATTTAGTGAACTGGGACTTTGCAAATCAAAACTTAAAATAA
- a CDS encoding inositol monophosphatase family protein: protein MGISSPTINFPVDETIKRIEYVKANAMGIIHEAKKIQREVSSIRSETDADKKERIDAADGKLGDILIRFLQKSFPKDGIICEDKPTIDGGDFKWVLDPVDGSMNFVRGLPLYAISFGLEHRETPVGGVVIVPPQEAVYSAVLGEGAYKNGEPIVTSRISELNRAIFSPNLPTKRAHMIQEIMADLSGFLTYARSFRRTGSFVLDACFIAEGVMDAIWEKTVKHWDVSAISVILTEAGGKLTDLNGVHYYTGLPELVASNGVLHSEILNLLKTVRSTVSRN, encoded by the coding sequence CCGTAGATGAAACCATCAAACGGATCGAATATGTAAAAGCAAATGCGATGGGTATCATCCATGAAGCTAAAAAAATCCAACGAGAAGTATCCTCAATTCGTTCGGAAACAGATGCCGATAAAAAAGAACGTATCGATGCCGCCGATGGAAAATTAGGTGATATTTTGATTCGTTTTTTACAGAAGTCCTTTCCGAAAGATGGAATCATTTGTGAAGACAAACCAACCATTGACGGTGGTGATTTTAAATGGGTTTTGGATCCGGTGGATGGTTCTATGAATTTTGTTCGAGGACTTCCTTTGTATGCAATTTCTTTTGGTTTAGAACATAGAGAAACGCCTGTTGGAGGTGTGGTCATTGTCCCTCCACAAGAAGCCGTATATTCCGCTGTTTTGGGAGAGGGTGCTTATAAGAATGGAGAACCTATTGTCACATCTAGAATTTCCGAACTAAACCGTGCCATTTTTTCTCCCAATCTTCCGACAAAAAGAGCTCACATGATCCAAGAGATTATGGCTGATCTATCTGGTTTTTTAACATACGCAAGGTCCTTTCGTAGAACGGGTTCTTTTGTTTTGGATGCCTGTTTCATTGCCGAAGGTGTGATGGATGCCATTTGGGAAAAAACTGTCAAACATTGGGATGTTTCTGCAATTTCTGTGATCTTAACGGAAGCAGGCGGGAAATTGACTGACTTAAATGGAGTTCATTACTATACCGGGCTTCCTGAGTTAGTAGCTTCTAACGGAGTTTTGCACTCAGAAATTTTAAATTTATTAAAGACAGTTCGTTCTACAGTCAGTCGAAATTAA